A single genomic interval of Dromiciops gliroides isolate mDroGli1 chromosome 1, mDroGli1.pri, whole genome shotgun sequence harbors:
- the LOC122735577 gene encoding mucin-17-like isoform X15, with protein sequence MEKLLQLVEGMHIEEMSSHQTLQPEPPRAQKRPLSPQAGLSSPKRKVVPRLEEKEPETVQGIDESKKEEKKKDIAGAGIERGASQAHSIRWPVESKNKYVHISLGDQDESPEFSQTGLALTETKLAATEMLSNTGDGATSSLSTRCSETKSVSAEIMHELSDDFSESEDSDTESLSSQCSDKRLTFIDIKSMATEILGESVETDKRAVSTKSELAGKGMLSESVAPDTGSSDSKCSDSKLAPPEGKATAKSVMPDHGSPDTNLLSSEPSETSTISLEDKAVPTKMLSEKVTPTTSGLSSQRSETRHDSPERKAVVSEVSESVSAAPSVSSDDGSETRCVSPERKPLVTEMSQTVSSDPSVSSESCESKCTSLESQSVATGKLSEAVAPDPSASSAEGLKTKRPSHKSKPVVTGELTESISPTSSILGSEESETRSVSPESKPLVSGRLSETVSPASSILASEDSETRGASPESKAIVGKMLSETLPRAPNVLTPECSEARCTSSESKPVVGELLSEKVSLPPVVLSSKCLETECAPAESKPVVSRTCSGTVSPVPKVLSTECSEARCLSSETKPVVTGMVSETRSLAPDVSCGECSDSVDIKPVVARIIPERLSPPISISSTEYSDAGYTSPERKPVVTGVAPGRLSPPISISSTEYSEASCASPEESKPIVSGLFPEVLSPAISISSEFSEGAYFCTDRKPIVAGTFSERLSLDTCASVSECSETSGTSPERKPIVAERVAARMSPAPIVLSSECSETSYASPERKPLVAGRYVERLSPSTSALYTEFSESSRFFSETRPAAAGEYSGRLSPDTGSFSSESSEASGASPERKPVIGRVYPGRLSPPISISSTEYSDPGGASPERKPIVSGLFSRRLSSPISISSTEYSDMGGASPERKPVISELLSERVRPVQTVLSSVCSDDRCISPETKPVVSGIFSGTLFSATSILASEGSESRCTSPENKPTVSGLFSETGSLPPDVLSTSCLDARCVSPGSKPVEGTMFSETLFSGTSILASEGSESRSISPENKPTVSGMFSETLFSGPSILASEGSGTRCTSPENKPVVTGMFSETLSPPPNIFSSESLDTRCISPENKPVVTGMFSETLSPPINIFSSESSDTRCVSPESKPVVTGLLSGRLSPPISISSTEYSDTECASPERKPVVGEMLSERLSPPISISSTEYSDTECASPERKPIVTGLFSERLPPTSSILPSLCSEIKFASIQNKPSVSGLFPEGLSPSTSFFTSQYSDTRCTSPDSKPVMARLFPQATSLLPSRYFETSDDSSESKAAETGRLSPCTSLFSSQSSETRFSSTERLPPISSLLPELVDPTTFILAAQCPGLRFASSENNPEGSAPSPEGLSPATGFVYPPSSETRAASSENNPEVSEVFSERLSPTTGFLYPPESDPAVSGIFSERLSPATGIMSSLCFLTIFASTESKSIVSTVFSESVSPTTGIVSSLCFVIILASTESDLAIIGVFSEGLSPSTGITFRPCSETGAALTDSNSAGTGVFSGSLSPTGGITFPPCSETEAALTDSNSAGTGVFSGSLSPTAECLSPSTGITFPPCSETGAALTDSNPVGTGVVSEKPSPTAGITFPPCSEKGAALTDSNSAGTGVFSGSLSPTAECVSPSTGITFPPCSETGAALTDSGPVGTGVVSEKPSPTAGISFPPCLETGADSTGSDTTGIGMLSKSLSPTAESVSPSTDISFPPCLETGADLTGSDTTGIGMLSKSLSPTADISFPPCLETGADLTGSDTTGIRMLSKSLSPTADISFPPCLETGADLTGSDTTGIGMLSKSLSPTAGISFPPCLETGADLTGSDTTGIGMLSKSLSPTADISFPPCLETGADSTGSDTTGIGMLSKSLSPTADISFPPCLETGADSTGSDTTGIGMLSKSLSPTADISFPPCLETGADLTGSDTTGIGMLSKSLSPTADISFPPCLETGADSTGSDTTGIGMLSKSLSPTADISFPPCLETGADLAGSDTTGIGMLSERLSPIADISFPPCLETGADLAGSDTTGIGMLSDRLSPTADISFPPCLETGADLTGSDTTGIGMLSERLSPTADEAAMRTALPDDN encoded by the exons AAACTCCTCCAGCTGGTAGAAGGCATGCATATAGAGGAGATGTCTTCCCACCAGACGCTCCAGCCGGAGCCCCCCAGAGCTCAGAAGCGTCCCCTCTCACCACAGGctggcctgagctctcccaaaagGAAAGTTGTCCCTAGGTTGGAGGAGAAGGAGCCTGAGACTGTGCAAGGTATAGATGAGagtaagaaagaggagaaaaagaaagatattgcaggCGCTGGAATAGAGCGGGGAGCCTCACAAGCTCACTCTATCAGATGGCCGgtagaaagcaaaaataaatatgtgCACATCAGTTTGGGTGACCAAGATGAGAGCCCTGAGTTTTCTCAAACAGGATTAGCTTTAACAGAGACCAAGCTTGCGGCAACTGAAATGTTATCAAATACTGGGGATGGTGCTACAAGTAGCTTGTCTACTCGGTGTTCGGAAACAAAATCTGTTTCCGCAGAGATCATGCATGAATTAAGTGATGACTTTTCAGAGAGTGAGGATTCTGACACAGAGAGCTTGTCGTCTCAGTGTTCTGACAAAAGGCTTACTTTCATAGACATCAAGTCTATGGCAACTGAAATATTAGGAGAAAGTGTGGAGACTGATAAGAGGGCTGTTTCTACAAAAAGTGAGCTTGCCGGAAAGGGAATGTTGTCAGAGAGCGTGGCTCCTGACACAGGTAGCTCGGATTCTAAGTGTTCTGATTCGAAATTGGCTCCCCCCGAGGGAAAGGCTACGGCAAAGAGTGTAATGCCAGACCATGGGTCTCCTGATACAAATCTCTTGTCCTCTGAGCCTTCGGAAACTAGTACTATTTCCCTAGAGGACAAGGCTGTGCCAACCAAAATGTTATCAGAAAAGGTAACCCCCACCACAAGTGGTTTGTCTTCCCAGCGTTCAGAAACTAGGCATGATTCCCCCGAGAGAAAGGCTGTAGTATCTGAAGTGTCAGAGAGTGTGTCTGCAGCCCCCAGTGTGTCGTCTGATGACGGCTCGGAAACTAGATGTGTTTCCCCTGAGAGGAAGCCTCTAGTAACCGAAATGTCACAGACAGTGTCTTCTGACCCTAGTGTTTCGTCTGAGTCTTGTGAAAGTAAATGTACTTCCTTAGAAAGTCAATCTGTGGCAACAGGAAAGTTATCAGAGGCAGTGGCTCCTGACCCAAGTGCCTCATCTGCTGAGGGTCTGAAGACTAAACGTCCTTCCCATAAGAGCAAGCCTGTAGTAACTGGCGAGCTCACAGAGTCAATATCTCCAACCTCAAGTATCTTGGGCTCAGAGGAATCGGAGACTAGAAGTGTCTCCCCTGAGAGCAAACCCTTAGTAAGTGGAAGGCTCTCAGAGACAGTGTCTCCAGCCTCAAGCATCTTGGCCTCTGAGGATTCAGAGACAAGAGGTGCCTCCCCTGAGAGCAAGGCTATAGTAGGCAAAATGCTCTCAGAGACCTTGCCTAGAGCCCCAAATGTTTTGACTCCTGAATGTTCTGAGGCTAGATGCACTTCCTCTGAGAGCAAGCCAGTAGTAGGTGAATTGCTCTCAGAGAAAGTGTCTCTACCCCCAGTTGTCCTGTCTTCAAAATGTTTGGAGACTGAGTGTGCACCGGCAGAAAGCAAACCTGTTGTTAGTAGAACGTGCTCGGGGACAGTGTCacctgtcccaaaagtcttgtcTACTGAATGTTCTGAGGCTagatgcctttcctctgagaccaAGCCAGTAGTAACTGGAATGGTCTCAGAGACTAGGTCTCTAGCCCCAGATGTCTCGTGTGGTGAATGTTCGGATTCCGTAGACATCAAACCAGTAGTAGCTAGAATTATACCGGAAAGACTTTCACCACCCATAAGCATTTCATCCACAGAATATTCTGATGCTGGATATACTTCCCCAGAGAGGAAGCCAGTAGTAACTGGTGTGGCCCCTGGGAGACTATCTCCACCTATAAGCATTTCATCAACTGAATATTCGGAGGCAAGCTGTGCTTCCCCCGAGGAGAGCAAGCCCATAGTATCTGGCTTGTTCCCAGAAGTACTATCTCCAGCTATAAGTATCTCCTCCGAGTTTTCGGAGGGTGCCTATTTTTGCACAGATAGAAAGCCCATAGTAGCGGGCACGTTTTCAGAAAGACTGTCTCTGGACACTTGTGCCTCAGTCTCTGAATGTTCAGAGACTAGCGGTACTTCCCCAGAGAGGAAGCCCATAGTAGCAGAACGTGTAGCAGCAAGAATGTCACCAGCTCCAATTGTCTTGTCCTCTGAGTGTTCAGAGACAAGCTATGCTTCCCCAGAAAGGAAGCCATTAGTAGCTGGAAGGTACGTAGAAAGACTATCACCGTCCACAAGTGCCTTATACACGGAGTTTTCTGAGAGCAGCAGGTTTTTCTCAGAGACCAGACCTGCAGCAGCCGGAGAGTACTCAGGAAGGCTGTCTCCAGACACTGGTAGCTTTTCTTCAGAAAGTTCGGAGGCCAGCGGTGCTTCCCCGGAAAGGAAGCCTGTCATAGGGAGAGTGTACCCAGGGAGATTGTCACCGCCTATCAGCATCTCATCCACAGAATATTCCGATCCTGGAGGTGCTTCCCCTGAAAGGAAGCCTATAGTAAGTGGGCTGTTCTCAAGGAGACTGTCTTCTCCCATCAGCATTTCATCTACCGAATATTCTGATATGGGAGGTGCATCTCCTGAAAGGAAGCCTGTCATAAGTGAACTGTTGTCAGAAAGAGTTCGTCCAGTCCAAACTGTTTTGTCCAGTGTATGTTCTGATGATAGATGTATCTCCCCTGAAACTAAACCCGTTGTAAGTGGAATATTTTCAGGGACCCTGTTTTCAGCTACCAGCATCTTGGCCTCTGAGGGTTCAGAGTCTAGATGCACTTCCCCTGAGAACAAGCCCACAGTAAGTGGATTGTTCTCAGAGACAGGGTCTCTACCCCCGGATGTGTTGTCTACTTCGTGTTTAGATGCTAGATGTGTGTCTCCTGGAAGTAAACCCGTAGAAGGTACCATGTTTTCTGAAACCCTTTTTTCAGGGACAAGCATCTTGGCCTCCGAGGGTTCAGAATCTAGAAGTATTTCTCCAGAGAACAAGCCCACAGTTAGTGGGATGTTCTCAGAAACCCTCTTTTCAGGCCCAAGCATCTTGGCCTCTGAGGGTTCAGGGACCAGGTGCACGTCCCCAGAGAACAAACCAGTAGTAACTGGGATGTTCTCAGagaccctctccccacccccaaacatctTCTCCTCCGAAAGCTTGGACACTCGCTGCATTTCACCCGAGAACAAACCAGTTGTAACTGGGATGTTCTCAGAGACATTATCACCACCTATAAAcatcttttcttcagagagctcgGACACTAGGTGCGTTTCTCCAGAGAGCAAGCCAGTAGTAACTGGCTTGCTCTCAGGGAGACTCTCACCACCCATTAGCATTTCATCTACCGAATATTCTGACACTGAATGTGCTTCCCCTGAGAGGAAGCCGGTAGTAGGTGAAATGCTATCAGAGAGACTCTCACCACCCATTAGCATTTCATCCACCGAATATTCTGACACCGAATGTGCTTCCCCAGAAAGGAAGCCCATAGTGACTGGACTTTTTTCAGAAAGACTGCCTCCAACTTCAAGCATTCTCCCCTCCTTGTGTTCCGAAATAAAATTTGCTTCAATACAAAACAAGCCTTCAGTATCTGGACTATTTCCTGAAGGCTTGTCTCCATCTACAAGTTTCTTTACCTCTCAATATTCTGATACAAGATGTACCTCTCCTGACAGCAAACCTGTAATGGCCAGACTGTTTCCACAGGCCACGAGTCTCTTGCCTTCTCGGTATTTTGAGACCTCAGATGACTCTTCAGAAAGCAAGGCTGCAGAGACTGGAAGACTATCTCCATGCACAAGTCTCTTTTCTTCTCAGAGTTCTGAGACAAGATTTTCTTCTACTGAGAGGCTGCCTCCTATATCTAGCCTGTTACCAGAGCTTGTGGATCCTACCACATTTATCCTGGCTGCTCAGTGTCCTGGCTTAAGGTTTGCCTCATCAGAGAACAATCCTGAAGGATCTGCACCATCCCCAGAAGGGCTCTCCCCTGCGACAGGTTTTGTGTACCCTCCATCTTCTGAGACAAGAGCTGCTTCATCAGAGAACAATCCTGAAGTCTCTGAAGTGTTCTCAGAAAGATTGTCTCCGACAACAG GTTTCCTGTATCCTCCAGAAAGTGATCCTGCAGTATCTGGCATTTTCTCAGAAAGACTGTCTCCAGCAACAGGTATTATGTCCTCTCTATGTTTTCTGACAATATTTGCTTCCACAGAGAGCAAGTCTATAGTATCCACAGTGTTCTCAGAAAGCGTCTCTCCCACCACAGGTATTGTGTCTTCTCTATGTTTTGTCATAATCTTGGCTTCCACAGAGAGTGATCTTGCAATAATTGGAGTGTTCTCAGAGGGACTGTCTCCTTCCACAGGCATCACATTCCGTCCATGTTCAGAGACAGGAGCTGCTTTGACAGACAGCAATTCTGCAGGAACTGGAGTGTTTTCAGGGAGCCTGTCTCCTACAGGAG GTATCACATTCCCTCCATGTTCAGAGACAGAAGCTGCTTTGACAGACAGCAATTCTGCAGGAACTGGAGTGTTTTCAGGGAGCCTGTCTCCTACAGCAG AGTGTTTGTCTCCTTCCACAGGTATCACATTCCCTCCATGTTCAGAGACAGGAGCTGCTTTGACAGACAGCAATCCTGTAGGAACTGGAGTAGTGTCAGAAAAACCATCTCCTACAGCAG GTATCACATTCCCTCCATGTTCAGAGAAAGGAGCTGCTTTGACAGACAGCAATTCTGCAGGAACTGGAGTGTTTTCAGGGAGCCTGTCTCCTACAGCAG AGTGTGTGTCTCCTTCCACAGGTATCACATTCCCTCCATGTTCAGAGACAGGAGCTGCTTTGACAGACAGCGGTCCTGTAGGAACTGGAGTAGTGTCAGAAAAACCATCTCCTACAGCGG GTATCTCATTCCCTCCATGTTTGGAGACAGGTGCTGATTCAACAGGAAGTGATACCACAGGAATTGGAATGCTGTCAAAGAGTCTATCTCCTACAGCAG AGAGTGTGTCTCCTTCCACAGATATCTCATTCCCTCCATGTTTGGAGACAGGTGCTGATTTAACAGGAAGTGATACCACAGGAATTGGAATGCTGTCAAAGAGTCTATCTCCTACAGCAG ATATCTCATTCCCTCCATGTTTGGAGACAGGTGCTGATTTAACAGGAAGTGATACCACAGGAATTAGAATGCTGTCAAAGAGTCTATCTCCTACAGCAG ATATCTCATTCCCTCCATGTTTGGAGACAGGTGCTGATTTAACAGGAAGTGATACCACAGGAATTGGAATGCTGTCAAAGAGTCTATCTCCTACAGCGG GTATCTCATTCCCTCCATGTTTGGAGACAGGTGCTGATTTAACAGGAAGTGATACCACAGGAATTGGAATGCTGTCAAAGAGTCTATCTCCTACAGCAG ATATCTCATTCCCTCCATGTTTGGAGACAGGTGCTGATTCAACAGGAAGTGATACCACAGGAATTGGAATGCTGTCAAAGAGTCTATCTCCTACAGCAG ATATCTCATTCCCTCCATGTTTGGAGACAGGTGCTGATTCAACAGGAAGTGATACCACAGGAATTGGAATGCTGTCAAAGAGTCTATCTCCTACAGCAG ATATCTCATTCCCTCCATGTTTGGAGACAGGTGCTGATTTAACAGGAAGTGATACCACAGGAATTGGAATGCTGTCAAAGAGTCTATCTCCTACAGCAG ATATCTCATTCCCTCCATGTTTGGAGACAGGTGCTGATTCAACAGGAAGTGATACCACAGGAATTGGAATGCTGTCAAAGAGTCTATCTCCTACAGCAG ATATCTCATTCCCTCCATGTTTGGAGACAGGTGCTGATTTAGCAGGAAGTGATACCACAGGAATTGGAATGCTTTCAGAGAGACTGTCTCCTATAGCAG ATATCTCATTCCCTCCATGTTTGGAGACAGGTGCTGATTTAGCAGGAAGTGATACCACAGGAATTGGAATGCTGTCAGACAGACTATCTCCTACAGCAG ATATCTCATTCCCTCCATGTTTGGAGACAGGTGCTGATTTAACAGGAAGTGATACCACAGGAATTGGAATGCTTTCAGAGAGACTGTCTCCTACAGCAG ATGAAGCAGCAATGCGGACAGCGCTACCTGACGATAATTAA